The nucleotide window AGCAGTTTGGAAATTAAATCCGAATGGTATTTTAGAATTGAATTATGAATATTCGCTTGCCGGAGATTATAAGTTTGCAGGTGTAAGTTTTGACTATTCCGAAAATTATGTCATCGGCGCAAAATGGCTCGGCAAAGGTCCATATCACGTTTGGAAAAACAGGACTCAGGGACAGACTTACAACGTCTGGCAAAATCTCAAGAACTCGACCAGAACAGGTTTTTCACCTTGGATTTATCCTGAATTTAAAGGATATTTCGACGATATTTCGTGGTTGCAGTTGAATACTGCAGAAGGAAAAATCACGGTTGGAACGAAAGAAGAGAAAATGTTCGTCAGACTCTTTGATTTTTACGGAATTTACGGTGCAGAAGGTTACCCGAAACTGCCGACCGGAAATATTTCTTTCCTCGATGCGATTCCGCCGTTGGGAACTGCTTTGGCGTTTAATATTAATAATGACACTGCAACTTTAGGCCCGGAAAGTGAACCGAATCATTTGAAAGGAACATTCAAAAGAACTTTGTATTTCTATTTTGGCCTGCCGGATTTGGGCGATGAAAATAAACAGTTTACAATGCCGAAAGAAAATATTTTAACAGATTAAAATGAAGAGCTGGATAAGATTTTTGACGCTGTTTTTAGGTTCGCTTTTGTTCGCACAACAGACGAGTTTCAGGTTTGATTTTGGCACAGACAGAACCGAAAACGGATTTATTCCCATCACATCAACATCGAAATTTGATAAGAAAATTGGTTACGGATTTATGGATATTTCCGGTTTGAAATCTGTTGATAACGGCGGAAATGCTTTGACGGGAGATTATATTACCAGCGACAAACCATTCTATTTTTCAGTCGCAATTCCTGAAGGAAATTATAATATTACATTAAAGCTTGGCGATACCAAAAGAACATCCGAAACAACCGTTCGTGTAGAAAACCGCCGTCTGATGCTGAATGATATTAAAACGAAAAAAGGCGAAATCCTCGAAAAACAAATCACAGTTCACGTCAAAGACAGCATCATCCGAAATCAGGATGGAACTCAAATCGGAATCGTAAAACTGAAACCAAGAGAAAGAAAATATTTACATTGGGACAATTTGCTGACGATTGAGTTCAATGACAAAGCACCAAAAGTTTGTTCGGTCATCATTCAGCCCAACAAAATGGCAAAAACTATTTATCTGACCGGCGATTCCACGGTTGTGGATGCGCAGTACGAACCCTGGGCGTCTTGGGGACAGATGTTGCCGTATTTTTTCGTTCCGAATGAAGTCGTGATTGCCAATTATGCTGAAAGTGGAGAAACTTTAAAAGCTTTTGAGGACCGCCACCGAATCGATAAAATCTGGAATAAAATAAAGCCCGGAGATTATCTTTTCATTCAGTTTGGGCACAACGACCAGAAAGCGGGCAACAGTACAAAATCAGGTTACAGAAAGAGATTAAAGGAATGGATTTTAAAAGCAAAAGAACTGGGAGTAATTCCGGTTTTGGTTACTTCAATGAACCGCAGAGTTTTTGATGAGAACAATAAAATCGTCAATACTTTAGATGATTTTCCCGATGCAATGCGTGAAATTGCGAAGGAAGAAAAAGTCTATTTAATCGATTTGAATGCATTAAGCAAAACCTTATTAGAAGCAATGGGACCGGAAGAAGCAAAAAAAGCATTCGTGCATTATCCAGCAAATTCCTATCCCAACCAACCAACTGCTTTGGCGGATGATACGCACTTCAACACGTATGGCGCTTACGAATTGGCAAAATGTGTCGTGAAATCTATCGTCGACCAAAATTTACCTTTAAAGAAATATATTTCAAAAAATTATAAAAAATTTAACCCAAATAAACCTGATAAAGTTGAAAACTTCCACTGGCCGGAATCTGTTTTTATGGAATCTTTGAAGCCTGATGGAAATTGAAAGTAATAGAATGATTCGAACCGAAATTTTGTTTGCCCCAACCCTAAAGGAAGCAAAATTTCTGTGAAGATTTCATCAAAATTACACCCTTTAGAGTTGGGGAAATGATTTTGATGAAATTGAAAGTCCTGAAAGGACGTTATCAAAAGCATTGGGTGAAGCCCAATGATAAAGTGAAAGAAATAGCAAGCGAGCCCTGAAAGGGCGAAATCAAAACGTAACAAAAAAATCTTTGATTTTTAAAAACTAATGTGCTCTCTTCAAAAGCCGAATCGCTCACTAAAAAAATAACTAATGTGTCCAAAATCTTTTGTGACTTTTATGGTTAATTTAAAAGTTAACAGCGGTAAATTAAACAGTCAAAAATGAAAATTAAAAATATAGTCAGTCTCAGCCTCCTCTGTTTTGCCTTGGGAAATCTCTCCGCACAAAACCCGTGGCCCAAAACCACCGAGACCGCAAAACCGTGGACCCGCTGGTGGTGGATGGGAAATGCCGTCGACGAAAAAGGACTGGATAAACAACTCACTACTTTACATAAAGCAGGTTTTGGAGGTGTTGAAATCGTCCCAATTTACGGAGCAAAAGGTGTTGAAAAACAATACCTGACTTACCTTTCTCCGGATTGGATGAAAATGCTTCAGTTTACGACTAACAAAGCCAAAAGCCTGAATATGGGCGTTGATATGGCTGTCGGAACTGGTTGGCCGATTGGCGGGCCGCAGGTTGATGAACAGGATGCGGCGACAAAAATGATTGTTCAGACGTACGCGATTTCATCAGGTGAAAAATTTTCAGATAAAATCGTTCTGAAAGATGAGAAACAAAAGAATTTAAAAACAGTAAAACTCGATATTGTCACTGCTTACAATGAAAGAAATGAAGCTGTAGTTTTAACGGATAAAATAAATGCTGACAGAACGTTGAACTGGAAACCAAGTTCAGGAAAGTGGACGGTTTACGCAGTTTTCGTAGGTAAAACTTTACAAAAAGTAAAACGTGCTGCGCCGGGTGGCGAAGGTTACACTTTAGACCACTTTTCGCCGGACGCAACCAAGGATTATCTGAAAACTTTCGATAAGGCCTTTGGAAATTCCAATTATGGGATTCGTTCATTTTTCAATGACAGTTATGAGGTTTATAACGCTGACTGGACGCCGGATTTTTTAAATGAATTCAAAAAAAAGAGAGGATATGATTTAAGTCCATTCATCAAGTATCTCGTGAGCAATGAGGAAAATGAAACTGCAGGAAGGGTGAAATCGGATTACAGAGAAACTCTGAATGAACTGATTTTAAATAATTTCACCAAAGATTTTACCAACTGGGCGCATTCCAAAAACTCAAAAAATACCAATCAGGCACACGGTTCGCCGGGGAATTTGTTGGATTTGTACGCAGCAGTTGATATTCCTGAATCTGAAACTTTCGGAAGTTCGATTTTTGAAATTCCGGGTTTGAAAAGAGATACTGCGGATATTCAGAAATCAGATATGCCGGATTTTAATATGTTGAAATTTGCTTCTTCGGCAGCAAATGTGACGGGCAAAAAATTTACGTCCAACGAAACTTTTACCTGGCTGACAGAGCATTTCAAAACCTCTTGGTCACAGGCAAAACCGGAAGTAGAGCAGGTGTTTTTATCGGGAATCAACCACGTTTTTTACCACGGTACGACTTATACTCCAGCCGATGTGAAGTTTCCTGGGTGGCTGTTTTATGCTTCAGTAAATTTCGTTCCTGAAAACAGTTTATGGCCACATCTGAAAGGACTTAATTCTTATATCGAACGTACGCAATGTGTTTTGCAAAGCGGAAAATCGGATAATGAACTGCTGATATATTGGCCGGTTTACGACCAGTGGGCAAGTCCGAAAGGGAAGGATGTGACATTCAAAGTTCATAACGTGGAAAAATGGTTGGTGCCGACCCAGATGTATGAAAATATGAACAAGCTCAGTAAAATGGGGTATTCTCTCGATATGATTTCGGATAAAATGATTGGCGAATCTAAGTCGGAAAATCAGAAGATTCAGGTTTCGAAGGAAGGCTCGGCTTATCAGGCTTTAATTATTCCTAAACTGACGTATCTGCCGGAATCTACTTTAAAAAGCATAATCGATTTAGCTCAAAACGGTGCATCAATTGTCTTTCAAAACGAACCAAAAGATATTCCCGGAAACTTTGAAGTGGAAAAAAGAAGAACGCAGTTAAAATCTTTATGGAATCAGATTCCGTTTCGAAATCAAACTGGAAATGTAAAAATGGCAAACTTTGGAAAAGGAAAAATTCTATTGAGTTCTGATGTTGCAAAAGCTTTGGAATATTTAAAAATCGAAAGAGAAAAACTGACTGATACAGGATTGAAATTCGTGAGAAGACAGTTCGATGGCGGAAAATATTATTACATCGTCAACCATACTTCAAAGGAAATCAATCAAAATATTCCGTTAAATTATATCGGAAAACAAGTGACTTTGATGAATCCTGAAAATGGAGATTATGGACTTGCAGAGACTCAGAATAATTCAGTAAAAGTTCAGTTGAAATCAGGAGAATCCTTAATTATAAAAAATACTGAAGATATTTATACTTCGATTCCCAATTGGTATTACGTTGAAAAAACCGATGCGGCGATTCTTTTAAATCAACCTTGGCAACTCACTTTCAAAGACGGCGGTCCCGAACTTCCGAAGACCAGAACTTTAGACAAACTTCAGCCTTGGACAAACTTCACGGAAGATGCTTCAACCCAAAGTTTTTCCGGAACCGGAGTGTATACAACGACTTTAAAATTAAAAAAGAAAAATGCTGACAATTATCTTCTGAAATTCGATAAACTCTATGAAAGTGCAAAGGTGATTGTCAACGGTCAGGATGCCGGAATTGTCTGGAGTCTGCCTTTTGAAATCAACATCGGAAAATATCTGAAGAAAGGGAAAAATACAATCCAAATCGAAGTCTGCAACCTGATGGCGAACCGAATCCGTGATATGGACCAGAAGAAAATCCAGTGGCGAAATTACCACGAAATCAATTTTGTGAATATTAACTACAAGCCGTTTGACGCATCCAACTGGAAAGTTCAGCCTTCCGGTCTGGACGGAGAAATTCAAATAATTCCAATTTATTATTCAAAATAAAAATTAATTATGACTAAAAATATCATAAAAACATTTGCATTAGGAACTTTGCTGACCTTCAGTTTTTCCAATGCTCAGCAGAAACCGAAAGTAGTTTTAGACAACTTTTTCAACAACGAAAAAAAGGAAAATAAAGAAACCAAAGTTCTCGAATCTTGGCATTACACGTGGAACGACACCAGCAACGGCGGGTTTTCTTTGCTGGGAGAAATCTTTACAAAACAAGGTGCCGAAATCAGTACTTTGACCACGGCTCCCACCAAAAAAGATTTGAAAAATGCCAATATCTACATCATAGTCGATGCCGATATTGACAAAGAAGCATACGGCGGAAAGGCGAATCTAATTGACCCGACCAGCATTAAAAATCTGACAGATTGGGTGAAAAAAGGAGGCGTTTTGGTTCTGATGAGCAATGATAACGGCAATTCAGAATTCGAACATTTCAACAAACTTGCTGGAGAATTTGGAATTCATTTCAATGATGATAGCTACAACCGCGTTCAGAAAAGAGAATTTGAGCAGGGAAAAGTAATGGTTCCGGCCGGAAACGAAATTTTCGCTGAGCAGAAATTATATATGAAGGAAGTGGCAACGGTTTCCGTGAAAAGTCCGGCGAAAGAATTGCTTTCTGCGGAAGGCAAAAACATCGCAGCCATCGCAAAAATAGGCAAAGGAACTGTTTTCGCACTAGGCGACCCGTGGTGCTACAACGAGTATATCGACGGCAAAAAACTTCCTGCAGATTTCACCAATTATCAGGGAACTGAAGAGTGGGTGAAATGGTTGTTGAAACAGACTTCTAAGAAATAATTTTTTTAAAGTGCAATCGGTTGAAAATTGTTTGAGAAGATTTATTTGGGCAGCTTAATCCGCCTTCCACTCCCGCTTTTTTGCTCGTCGTTCCTCCTCACAAAAAGAGCTCCGTTCAAGTCGGGCTGCAAATGATTCAACGTTCAAAATTGCTTTTAAATTTTGAAAAACCCCTGAAAGGGCATAATCAATAGTATTGGATGTAGCCCAATGATAAGAACAACAGATGTGAATCAGCCCTGAAAGGGCAATATCAAAAGCATTGGGTGAAGCGCAATGATAGATTAAAGGAAGATTTCACACAGCCCTGAAAGGGCGAAATCAATTAAAATCAACCTTTGGAAAACGGCAACCATTAGCCAAAACTTATAAAATCAGAATTATGAATGTAAAATTCAAATTTATTTTAGGTGCAATTCTTTTTTCAGAGCTCCTGTCAGCACAAAGACAAATGGAATATCTGAAACGGGGAATCGTGGCCCTACCTTCAGATTCAGGTGTTTTTGTGAGTTGGCGTTTGCTCGGCACAGAAGCTCAGGACACCCATTTTGATTTGTACCGAACTGAAAATAATTCAACCAAAAAGCTGAATGAAAAACCACTTTCAAACGAAACCAATTTTTTAGATAAAACCGCAGACAAAACAAAAAATTACACTTATTTCGTCAAGTCAAATACTAATGACAAATCGGTTGATATTGATTCTGCAAACTATGTTGCGAATCAAAAACCTTATTTTTCAATCCCACTGAAAACACCACAAGGTTACACGCCAAATGACGCATCAGTCGCAGATTTGGATGGAGATGGTGAATATGAAATCATCCTTCATCAAACCGGAAGGTCAAAAGACAACAGCCAGAAAGGAGAAACCGACCCGCCGATTATTCAGGCTTACAAGATGGATGGCAAGCTTTTGTGGGAAATCAATTTAGGCAAAAACATCAGGGAAGGAGCGCATTATACGCAGTTTTTGGTCTATGATTTAGACCAGGACGGAAAAGCGGAAATCGTAATGAAAACCGCTGACGGTAGCAGAGATGGCAAAGGAAAATTCATAGGCGACCAGACAAAAAATTACGTCAACGAAAACGGAATGATTCTCTCCGGACCGGAATTTATGACTGTTTTTGACGGGGAAACCGGCGCAGAAATTCACACCGTGAATTATGAAGTTCCAAGATTGGCCGGCAGTTTAAATCCAACAGACGAACAAATGACCGAAACCTGGGGCGATGCGAAAGGAAATAGAATCGACAGATTTTTGGGAGCAGTTGCTTATCTGGATGGCAAAACGCCGAGTGTGATTATGTCGAGAGGGTATTACACCAGAACCGCGATTGCGGCCTGGGATTATAAAGATAAAAAACTCAGCCTGCGCTGGCTTTTTGATACCGAAAGTTCGGAAGAAAATAAAAAATACCGCGGACAGGGAAATCACAATCTCAGCATTGCGGATGTCGATAACGATGGGAAAGACGAAATTGTTTTCGGTGCAATGACTGTAGATGATAACGGAAAAGTGTTGAACAGTACAGGTTTTGGTCACGGCGATGCTTTGCACGTTGGAGATTTAGACCCATCCAATCCGGGATTGGAAATTTTTGATATTCAGGAAAGATTTGATGATGCGGGCGCGCATTTCAGAGATGGGAAAACTGGAAAAGTTTTATGGAAATTGCCATCAACTCTTTACAGTGAATCCAGTAAATTTCAGGGACCGGGACGGGGTTTGTCTTTGAATATTGACCCACGTTACGAAGGTTCGGAATCGTGGGCAGCCGGAGCTGGATTAAGAGGAGTTTATAACACGAAAGGAAAAAAAATCAGCAACAAAAATCCACCAGCGAATATGGGAATCTATTGGGATGGAGATTTTTTAAGCGAAATTTTAGACGGAACCAACGTGTCAAAATGGGACTGGAAAAAAGAAAAATCCAATCTGATTTTTGATGCTAAAAGTTTCCAATGTGAATCGAATAACGGAACGAAGAAAAATCCGGCTTTGGTGGCTGATTTATTCGGAGACTGGCGTGAAGAGGTGATGTACAGAACGGCCGATAATCAGGAATTGAGAATTTTTTCTACGACCATCCCAACAAAACACAGGCTGTACACTTTGATGCATAATCCGCAATATAGATTGAGTATTGTCTGGCAAAATGTCGGGTACAATCAGCCTCCGCATACCGATTATTATCTGGATGAATCGATTAAGGAAATGCCTAAACCGAATGTTAAAACAGTAAAACCTCAGAATAAAATTAATAAAACAATAAATTAAAATATATGAAGAGATCATTAATCAAAAATGGATTTTTCGCCTTGATCATTGGAGTTTTGTCCTCCTGTTCAACTCAAAAATCAAGCTCTGCAAGCAAAGTTGAGTTGCCTAGTAAAAAAGAAGTTCTAGAAGTCTCGAGAAGAGCCAACCAATATTTTATGGACAAATGGCCAGACACAAAAAAAGAGATTGTAGGAAAGAAAGTTTGGCCAAGTAACCTCTGGACGAGAGCGGTCTATTATGAAGGTTTGATGGCATTACATTCCATTGATCCTAAAAAAGAATACTATGATTATGCGATGTCTTGGGCAAACAATCACAATTGGGAATTACAGCGTGGAACATACACCAGAAATGCAGATCATCAGGCGTGTGGACAAACGTATCTTGACCTCTATGAAATTGATGGAAGAAAACACCCCGAGAGAATTAAAAATGTAAAAGCAGCAATGGACAGTATGATTGCCACATCAAAAGTTGATGACTGGTGGTGGATTGACGCGCTTCAAATGTCGATGCCGATTTTCACGAAATTGGGTAGAATAACTGGAGAACAAAAATATTTCGATAAAAATTATGAAATGTATGCCTATACAAAATACAAGCACGGCGGAAATGGTCTTTATAATCAAGAGGACAAAATCTGGTGGAGAGACAAAAGTTTCGTTCCGCCTTACAAAGAACCAAATGGTGAAGATTGCTACTGGAGCCGTGGAAACGGTTGGGTAGTGGCTGCATTGGCGAAAACCCTCCACGATACACCGAAGTCTGATCCTCATTATCAAGAATATCTGCAGGATTATAAAGATTTGTTGGCGGCATTGCTTCCGATCCAGAGAGAAGATGGATTTTGGAATGTGAGTTTGCACGATCCTACCAATTTCGGTGGAAAGGAAATGACCGGAACCGCGCTTTTCGTTTATGGAATGGCGTACGGAATTAATAATGGTTTAATTGATCGAGATATCTATTTGCCAGTTACAGTAAAGGCTTGGGATGCGATTGTAAAAGATTCCGTGCAACCAAATGGATTTTTAGGATGGGTACAAGGAACAGGGAAGGAGCCAAAAGATGGTCAACCACTTTCTGTAAGCAAAGAACCGGATTTTGAAGATTATGGTTTAGGTTGCCTATTGCTTGCAAGCAGTGAGGTTTACAAACTGAAGTAGTTTTAATTAGTTAATATAATTTTGAAAGGACTTAATAATGAAAATTGTTAAGTCTTTTTTGTTGTTTCAAATTCATAATCATTCAGCATAACAGTTACTCAGATCTATTTTCAGGGAAATTAATGAAATTAAAAATGTTTAAAAATAAAGATAACTGCCATCATAGTAACAAGTTGAAACAAATGTTTAATAAATTATAAAAAATCATATTTTTCAGAACGTTATGCATGACACTACAAGATGCGCAATCGATTTCATCTTGTTAATTTTCAAATTCAAGCAATACAATCATTATGAATGCATTATTAGGAGTTTTATTTCATTTCTTAGGTGGATTTTCATCGGGCAGTTTCTATTTGCCTTATAAAAAAGTGAAAGGTTGGCAATGGGAAACGTTTTGGTTGATTGGCGGTACTTTTTCCTGGATTATCGTTCCACCATTGGCAGCATATCTTACCATTCCAGGATTTTGGGAAATTATAAAGAGTGCGAGTTCCTCAATTATTGGATTGACTTTTTTATTCGGCGCGCTGTGGGGAATCGGTGGATTTATGTATGGTCTGGGCGTCCGTTATTTAGGTGTTGCGTTGGGAAGTAGTATTATGTTGGGACTTACGATGGTCATTGGATCTCTCGTTCCATCTATTTTTTATGAATTTTCTCCGCAGACTGGAAAAGATAATATTGGTTTAATGCTTTCAGAATCTTGGGGACAGTTTGTTTTGCTTGGACTTTTCGTTTGCGTTATCGGAATTATAATCAGCGGAAAAGCTGGTGTGATGAAGGATAAGGAACTTCAAACGAATTCTGTTGATCCTCACGGAATGGAAGTGAAAACTGAATATAAATTTGGTTTAGGATTAACTGTCGCAATCATTTCTGGGATTTTGAGTGCTTGTTTCAATTTTGGATTGGAAGCCGGAAAACCGATGGCGATGGTGGCGAATGAGGCTTGGAAAGTTGCAAATCCAAATCAGGGAGAATTTCTTTTTCAGAATAATGTGACCTACATTGTGGTTCTCTGGGGCGGAATGGCCTCCAACCTGATTGGTTGTTTGTACTTAGCTTTCAAAAATAAATCATACACCGATTACACAAAGAAAGATGTTCCAGTCGTGAAAAATATCATCTTTTGTGCGATGGCTGGAACGATGTGGTTTCTACAATTCTTCTTCTACGGAATGGGGGAAAGTAAAATGGGGAATGGACCAAGTTCGTGGATTTTGCATATGGCATTTATCATTTTGATAGCCAATTTGTGGGGTGTAATTATCAAAGAATGGAAGGGCGTTTCCAAAAAAACGATTACGACAATTTCTGTAGGAATGCTCATTATGTTCGTTTCGATTTTAATAGTTGGATATGGAAATTCTTTGCGATAATATAATTTTTTCAATCTCAAATATTTTAAGGCAATGATTTTTATCAGTTGCCTTTTTTTCTGAAAACTAAATGACGTGCTATTTTCGAATTCTATTTCAAAAATTCTAAAGAAATCTTAATGTTAAGTTAAATTTTAAGATTTTAAATTCATTAATAATTTTAATAATTATTCAATTTATTTACGCTAATTGATGCTTAATAAATAAAATATATGCGTGTAAATTATTTATTCGATAATGCAGGATATTGCAGGATGCTAAACTTTGCCTAACGATGTAACATTGTCATAATAAATTTAACATTACAAAAAATTAATATATGTCACTAATAATTAAACACAAAGATATTAAGCGAATAGTCTTTCCGGCTTTTTTGCTTTCGTCTGGCTTCCTTTGGGCTCAACAACCGGTAAGTGATACTGCCAATACAAAAACGAAAGACATTGACGAGGTCGTGATTATCGGTTACGGATCTGTGAAAAAGTCAGATCTTACAGGATCAGTATCATCTGTGTCGGCTAAAGATTTGGCAGCAACTCCAGCAATGAATGCTTTACAGGCGCTTCAGGGTAGAGCTGCGGGTCTTAATATTGTCACAGCAAGTGGTGCGCCGGGAGCTAGTGCCAATGTTACAATCCGTGGTGGAGCATCTATCACACAGGGAACAGAGCCACTTTACATTGTAGACGGTTTCCAATTGGACAACGCACTGAATGTGATCAATCCAAATGATATCGAAAGTATTGATGTTCTGAAAGGTGCTTCCGCCATTGCAATTTATGGTGCGCGTGGTTCTAACGGTATTATTGTCATCAAAACAAAAAACGGAAAAAAAGGAAAAACAATTATCAATTACAACAACTTTACATCTTTTGATACGCTTTCCAAAAAATTGGATATGCTTTCTAATGCAGAAGACTATGTAAAGTATCAATATGAAATGGCCTCTTTAGCGGGAAGAACCGCACAATGGAGCAATGTTTTCGATAACAATTTGGCACCTGAATCTGCTGGTTTTTACACAGGCGCTTATAACAGAATTAGTGAGCGATATGCTAATGCGCCAACACTGGATTGGCAGGAGAAAATGTTGGGAGGTTCTGGCGTGACGACCAATCATAACTTCAATTTTTCTGTAGGGACTGAAAAAACACAAGCATTTGTCAGTTATAACTACAACAAGCAGGATGGATTGCTACAGAATTTTAGCGAAACCAGAAACTCTTTGCGAGCCAATGTTAAATCTGAGTTGTACAAAGGAGTACGAGTAGATTTTAATACGACATTTAATTCTAATTCACTGAATGGTGGTGGTGCATATTCCGGGATGAAGAAGATTCTACTTCAGCCAATAACCGGAGGAACGCGTTTCAATTTAAACCAACTCTTCAATGCTCAGAACTATGGTGATTTTTCTGCATTGGAACCAAGTTTTGATACGGAAAATCCAAACGTAGAGCTACAGGCTACTACTTCCAATGCGAGAGCAAGAAACTTTGTAGCGAATGCAGGTTTGGAAATTGACCTTTTAAAGAATTTCACTTTCAGAACTGCTGGACAGTATAACTGGAGAAATACTAAAACAACTTCTTTCTCAGATCAGAACTCAAGGGCTAATCTAACCGATCCAACGACTACAGGAATCAATGGAAAAATCGGGAACAGTGAGTCTTATGGTTATCAGATCACAAATACACTAACCTACAACAATACCTTCGGAGAAAAGCATAAATTGAATGCCCTGATTGGCCAAGAGGTTGTGTACTCGCAGTCAGAGAGCAATAATATGACTTTGATCAAATTCCCTTTTCCCAATTTTGGATTGGATGATATTTCTACAGCAACGATTTCGGAAAAATCAACTGATAGAAGCAGTATGTCTTTGATGTCTTATTTTGGGCGTGTAACTTACAATTATGATGACAGATATCTTTTGACTGCCACTGTGAGACAAGATGGATCATCTAAATTTGGACCAAATAGAAAATGGGGTACATTTCCTTCCGTTGCAGGAGCGTGGAGACTTTCTCAGGAAAGCTTCTGGCAGAATTCAAAAATAAACAACTTTGTTAATGATCTTAAATTTAGAGTTGAATATGGTGTGACAGGTAATAACGACATCGGTAACAATCTCTTCTTGACCACCTATTCTCTCACAGATTATCCGATTAACAATACACCAGGAAATCCAGTTTACGTCACAAGCTCCAATCTTGGAAATCCTAACTTGAAATGGGAAGAGCTAAAATCAACCAATATCGGAGTAGATCTGGCGTTCTTTAACAATCGTCTTAAACTGACTTCTGAATGGTATAATAATAATGTCAGTGATATGCTTCTTGAAGCGGTTCTCCCAACATCCACTGGTTATTCGAGACAGTACCAGAATATCGGAAATATGAGAAACAGAGGTATTGAGTTTACTTTGAATACCATCAACTGGAAATCAGAAAACTTTAGATGGAGTACAGATTTAAACATTGGACATAACAAATCAAAAGTACTTTCATTAGAAAAAGGAAGAGATTTCAGACCTTTCAGTG belongs to Chryseobacterium sp. KACC 21268 and includes:
- a CDS encoding DUF4350 domain-containing protein, which codes for MTKNIIKTFALGTLLTFSFSNAQQKPKVVLDNFFNNEKKENKETKVLESWHYTWNDTSNGGFSLLGEIFTKQGAEISTLTTAPTKKDLKNANIYIIVDADIDKEAYGGKANLIDPTSIKNLTDWVKKGGVLVLMSNDNGNSEFEHFNKLAGEFGIHFNDDSYNRVQKREFEQGKVMVPAGNEIFAEQKLYMKEVATVSVKSPAKELLSAEGKNIAAIAKIGKGTVFALGDPWCYNEYIDGKKLPADFTNYQGTEEWVKWLLKQTSKK
- a CDS encoding rhamnogalacturonan lyase, with amino-acid sequence MNVKFKFILGAILFSELLSAQRQMEYLKRGIVALPSDSGVFVSWRLLGTEAQDTHFDLYRTENNSTKKLNEKPLSNETNFLDKTADKTKNYTYFVKSNTNDKSVDIDSANYVANQKPYFSIPLKTPQGYTPNDASVADLDGDGEYEIILHQTGRSKDNSQKGETDPPIIQAYKMDGKLLWEINLGKNIREGAHYTQFLVYDLDQDGKAEIVMKTADGSRDGKGKFIGDQTKNYVNENGMILSGPEFMTVFDGETGAEIHTVNYEVPRLAGSLNPTDEQMTETWGDAKGNRIDRFLGAVAYLDGKTPSVIMSRGYYTRTAIAAWDYKDKKLSLRWLFDTESSEENKKYRGQGNHNLSIADVDNDGKDEIVFGAMTVDDNGKVLNSTGFGHGDALHVGDLDPSNPGLEIFDIQERFDDAGAHFRDGKTGKVLWKLPSTLYSESSKFQGPGRGLSLNIDPRYEGSESWAAGAGLRGVYNTKGKKISNKNPPANMGIYWDGDFLSEILDGTNVSKWDWKKEKSNLIFDAKSFQCESNNGTKKNPALVADLFGDWREEVMYRTADNQELRIFSTTIPTKHRLYTLMHNPQYRLSIVWQNVGYNQPPHTDYYLDESIKEMPKPNVKTVKPQNKINKTIN
- a CDS encoding glycosyl hydrolase encodes the protein MKIKNIVSLSLLCFALGNLSAQNPWPKTTETAKPWTRWWWMGNAVDEKGLDKQLTTLHKAGFGGVEIVPIYGAKGVEKQYLTYLSPDWMKMLQFTTNKAKSLNMGVDMAVGTGWPIGGPQVDEQDAATKMIVQTYAISSGEKFSDKIVLKDEKQKNLKTVKLDIVTAYNERNEAVVLTDKINADRTLNWKPSSGKWTVYAVFVGKTLQKVKRAAPGGEGYTLDHFSPDATKDYLKTFDKAFGNSNYGIRSFFNDSYEVYNADWTPDFLNEFKKKRGYDLSPFIKYLVSNEENETAGRVKSDYRETLNELILNNFTKDFTNWAHSKNSKNTNQAHGSPGNLLDLYAAVDIPESETFGSSIFEIPGLKRDTADIQKSDMPDFNMLKFASSAANVTGKKFTSNETFTWLTEHFKTSWSQAKPEVEQVFLSGINHVFYHGTTYTPADVKFPGWLFYASVNFVPENSLWPHLKGLNSYIERTQCVLQSGKSDNELLIYWPVYDQWASPKGKDVTFKVHNVEKWLVPTQMYENMNKLSKMGYSLDMISDKMIGESKSENQKIQVSKEGSAYQALIIPKLTYLPESTLKSIIDLAQNGASIVFQNEPKDIPGNFEVEKRRTQLKSLWNQIPFRNQTGNVKMANFGKGKILLSSDVAKALEYLKIEREKLTDTGLKFVRRQFDGGKYYYIVNHTSKEINQNIPLNYIGKQVTLMNPENGDYGLAETQNNSVKVQLKSGESLIIKNTEDIYTSIPNWYYVEKTDAAILLNQPWQLTFKDGGPELPKTRTLDKLQPWTNFTEDASTQSFSGTGVYTTTLKLKKKNADNYLLKFDKLYESAKVIVNGQDAGIVWSLPFEINIGKYLKKGKNTIQIEVCNLMANRIRDMDQKKIQWRNYHEINFVNINYKPFDASNWKVQPSGLDGEIQIIPIYYSK
- a CDS encoding rhamnogalacturonan acetylesterase, which translates into the protein MKSWIRFLTLFLGSLLFAQQTSFRFDFGTDRTENGFIPITSTSKFDKKIGYGFMDISGLKSVDNGGNALTGDYITSDKPFYFSVAIPEGNYNITLKLGDTKRTSETTVRVENRRLMLNDIKTKKGEILEKQITVHVKDSIIRNQDGTQIGIVKLKPRERKYLHWDNLLTIEFNDKAPKVCSVIIQPNKMAKTIYLTGDSTVVDAQYEPWASWGQMLPYFFVPNEVVIANYAESGETLKAFEDRHRIDKIWNKIKPGDYLFIQFGHNDQKAGNSTKSGYRKRLKEWILKAKELGVIPVLVTSMNRRVFDENNKIVNTLDDFPDAMREIAKEEKVYLIDLNALSKTLLEAMGPEEAKKAFVHYPANSYPNQPTALADDTHFNTYGAYELAKCVVKSIVDQNLPLKKYISKNYKKFNPNKPDKVENFHWPESVFMESLKPDGN